In Streptomyces sp. HUAS ZL42, the DNA window CAGCCCGGTGGTAACCGGTGTCCGGATGGCCGGCCTCGGTCCCGGGCCGCCCTCCGCGCAGCAGCTCGCGCCAGTGCTCGCGGCTCCAGTCGGCCGGGGTCGTCGTCGCGGTGAAGTCCTCGACCAGGGCGACGAAGCGAGCGGGGTCGGTGTGGAAGGGGAAGTGGCCGGCGCCCTCGAAGATCTCCAGGCGGCTGCCCGGCATGGCCTCGTGCGCGCCGTAGGCGTGCCGCACCGGCACCACACTGTCGCGGTCGCCCCACAGCAGCATGGTCGGCATGCCCTCGGTCAGATAGCAGCGGTCCAGCATGGTCACGACCTGCCCGCGCCAGTCGACGACCGCGCGCAGGGTGCGGATGAAGGCGTTGCGCGAGGTCTCGTCGGGCAGGGCGTCGACGAGGTTGAGGAGGTCGGGCGCGTCCTGGCCGAGGTCGGTGTCCAGTAGCTTCATCAGCCGTACCGCGAGGCCGACCTGGAGCCGCATGCCGGGCAGCCGGAGGGCGGACAGCACGAGGTGGGCGCCGGGCAGGGACACCATCCGCAGGGCGGGGTTGACCTCACGGCCCACGCCACCCGCGCCGACCAGGATGAGCCGCTCGGTGCGCTCGGGGAACTGGTAGGCGAACTGCATCGCCACTCCTCCACCCAGCGAGTGGCCCACCAGGGTCGCCGACTCGATGCCGAGCGTGGTGAGCAGGTCACGCAGGCCGTTGGCGTACGCGGCGACGGAGTAGTCGGCGCGGGGCTTGTCGGAGGCGCCGTGACCGAGGAGGTCGGGGGCGATGACGGTGTGGGTGCGGGCAAGGTCGGGGATCAACTCGGCCCAGGTGGCCGAGGAATCGCCGATGCCGTGGATGAGGACCAGGGCGGGGCCCTCTCCGGCCATGCGGAAGGCACGGCGGTAACCGTGCACGACGCGGTACTGCAACTCCAGTTCACCGTCGCCCACCGGGCGCAGCCGTACGGCGCGCGCGGGGCGGCGCCGCGGGACGTCGATCACCCGCTCGCCCTCCTCTTCCTGGCCGTCGGCATACGGCCGAGAGCCCTTCACTCCAGCGTAGGACAGCCGTCTCACCCGGGATTTCGGAGAGGTTTCGCCTCCGCTAAGCAGGTCGGGAGTGGGTGAGGAACCCGATTGTCAGTGGTGGGCGGCAAGCTGGGGGTGCGCCGCCCTTCGGGGGCGTACGTGCCCTGGGGGTGCGTTGGTGCCGACACGGGGAGAGCCGACCGATGCCCACCGCCGTACTGACAGACCGTGAGCGCACGGCCGTGCAGGCCTATCTGCGGCTGCTGCACACGGTGCGAGCCGCCTTCCACGTCGCCTGCGACCCCCCGGACAGCCGGCGACCACCCGTCGTCCCGCCCGTCGTCCTGGCCGAGGCGGAGCGGGCCCTGGCGGCCGCGGGGCTGACGGGTAACGAGGAGGCGTTCTTCCGGCTGCTGCGGAGCTGGTGCCCGGAGCCGTAGAGACAACGGGGCCCCGGGGCGGCGGGGCGGCGGGCTCAGGTGTGAGGCACCGTCACCGCCGTCGCGACCAGGCCGCGGCGGACGGTCCAGCGGCCCTCGAAGTGGCGGACGCGGCGGCCGGCGACCAGCGGGCCGGGGACGAGGAGTTCGGCGCGGAACGTGCCGTGCGGACGGCCCGCGGGATCCGTGGCGACCTCGATGTCGGCCTCCGTGAACTCCAGCCACTGCCGGGTCAGGGGGAACCACGCCTTGTAGACGGACTCCTTGGCGCTGAACAGGAGCCGGTCCCAGTGGATCTGGGGCCGCTCCGCTGCCAGGCGGCGCAGCCGGTCCGCCTCGGTGGGCAGGGAGACGGCCGACAGGACGCCCTCGGGCAGCGGCTGATGGGGTTCCGCGTCGATGCCGAGGGAGACCAGATCGGTCGCGCGGACCAGGGCGGCGGCGCAGTAGCCGTCGCAGTGCGTCATGCTGCCGGCCAGGCCGGCCGGCCAGCGCGGGGCACCGCGCTCCCCCGGCAGCACGGGTTGCGGCGGCACACCGAGCTTGTCCATGGCACGGCGGGCACAGGAGCGTACGAGCGCGAACTCCCGGCGGCGCTTGGGGACGGCCTGGACGACGAAGGCCGCCTCCTCGGGGTACAGCTCCGCCTCGCCGGCGTCCTCGTCGCCGTACGCCTCGACGA includes these proteins:
- a CDS encoding alpha/beta fold hydrolase; this translates as MIDVPRRRPARAVRLRPVGDGELELQYRVVHGYRRAFRMAGEGPALVLIHGIGDSSATWAELIPDLARTHTVIAPDLLGHGASDKPRADYSVAAYANGLRDLLTTLGIESATLVGHSLGGGVAMQFAYQFPERTERLILVGAGGVGREVNPALRMVSLPGAHLVLSALRLPGMRLQVGLAVRLMKLLDTDLGQDAPDLLNLVDALPDETSRNAFIRTLRAVVDWRGQVVTMLDRCYLTEGMPTMLLWGDRDSVVPVRHAYGAHEAMPGSRLEIFEGAGHFPFHTDPARFVALVEDFTATTTPADWSREHWRELLRGGRPGTEAGHPDTGYHRAVERELREASERSAT
- a CDS encoding 4'-phosphopantetheinyl transferase: MIEGLVPETVVVVEAYGDEDAGEAELYPEEAAFVVQAVPKRRREFALVRSCARRAMDKLGVPPQPVLPGERGAPRWPAGLAGSMTHCDGYCAAALVRATDLVSLGIDAEPHQPLPEGVLSAVSLPTEADRLRRLAAERPQIHWDRLLFSAKESVYKAWFPLTRQWLEFTEADIEVATDPAGRPHGTFRAELLVPGPLVAGRRVRHFEGRWTVRRGLVATAVTVPHT